One Hoplias malabaricus isolate fHopMal1 chromosome 12, fHopMal1.hap1, whole genome shotgun sequence genomic window, ttaaatatgGGGTACCACAAGGTTCTCTTTTAGGACctctattatttacattatagaAAGTGTAACAAGAGTTTTAGTCTCCCACAGAAACACATGCCATCCTCTGCTCTCTTATATCTCTTCATAACTTATAtttcaaacttttattttaaaatttcctactcattactttttttttacaggtttGTTGTAATTTGGTTTGCTCACCGGTGTCTACCCGAGAAAAAACGGTGAGAGGGTTTTCCTGCCacttttttttggttgtttttatatgcttatttatttaagctttgctgcatttttactgtggattataggtggattggtgactcagaactgtccgtaggtgtgtgtgtgagtgtgtgtcgccctgtgaaggactggtgttccctccaggatgtattcccagCTTATGCCCAGCGAATCCAGGTAAGCTCTTCATCCTCAAAGTCCTGACAACTGTGAAAAGAGCGATAGACTGTAAACAGCACGGCTTACCTGTGGCAAAGGGTTAGTTTTACTGTGAGACAGTCCTCCGATCATGACCATGTTGGGCATCAGAGGTCGAGGAAACTCAAAGGCAAAGTCGAATCGCATCAACCAGAGAGATGCACGGCTCATGATCTCCACTATGGacgtttttctttggagaaATCGAGTGGCGATATCATCTGCCTTGCTAAACAGAACTCTACAGGCCACGGGCTGCAGAAAAGCTCTCACCATGTTCACACTCCTCTGCCAGAAGCTCATGCGATCAGTAAACTGGGTAAACCTCTGTGGGACATAAGATACTGGACTTGGAGTCTGGCTGACCATGAAATCAGCACCACAGAAATGGTTAACTTGAATATAAATGGACGGGATGTTGAGGTATTCCCCAACTATGGCTCCCACAGGCTCAAAGGGGTCTGTGAAGATAGCGTCAAAGTCCCAGTCCTTCAGAGTCTTCATCAGATCCTGATTGAACAGCAGGCTCTCCGCATTTTTCACTGTATATGTCTTTAAGATGTGCAGAGTTATGAAACAATTCACAAACCTGGCCCAATCCATAGACGTGTCTATATTAACAACAACATTGATATCAGAAGATAAATTTTCTTGTATGTCAGCTTTAGTGTAGGGAACAGGGTACGTAAGAGTGGTGGTGTGCTCTGAGGGCCCCATACTCAGACTCGCCTCAGGAATAACAACCACCACCTCATTCCCTCTCCTTCCCAGCTCCTCCACTAAAGGCTTCATCCCAGTCCAGTGACTGCCATCACCTGGAATCACCAGCAGCTTCCCAGCCTCCACCGACCCCAGCCAGAGGAGATACACCAGTAAGCGTAGGTCAGTCATCTTCAGTAAATGCTTAGTGCCCCGTCTCCAGCCTTCACAGAAACCCTAACTGAGCTCTGTCTCACCGCGGTGGGCTAAAGTGCATGTCTCTCCTGGAGCTGGTTGTTGAATAATAAAGTGGGAAGGGCTTCCTTTGAAAATACTAGTTACTGTATAAACAGTCAATTTAAAAGAGGCTTTGTAATACACACAAGAACAATATACAATATTCTCGACTTCTAATTCTCTTTGTCAAATCCATAATATTCAAACACTCAGTTTCAACACACTTTGCTCTTAAAGTACCCCAAAGCCAGATTTACACTCTGTTAAAAACTACACTCCATCCATTAAGTGTGTTGATATCTCTTTAGAAAATGTCAGATCTGTTTTGCTTTGTCTTTATTGTTTGTAGAACTCTTTGGCTCATTAAACGTTTTTCCTAAAGAGAGCAGCCAGAGTATGGAGCAGGAGCATGGAACAGAGAAAAATTAAAATCCTCACCAGAACAGTGGAAACGAAGGGAACAGGAGCATCAGATCAGGGAGAAGAAAGGAAGTGAGAATGAATAGACCTTTTTATAAAGCGTCAATAAATTCATatataaatgtgaataaaaataaagtctGGATACTGATTATATCCACTGCCACACACATTAACTGAACCTCATTCTGTGTAATACCTGCAGTACCTGAAGCGAGGGAATGATTTTATTTACGGTACTGTGCactgtttttgttcagtgttttacTTGTAAATCATAGGAAATACACAGAGGTTCAGAAGCAGCTTGGAATACAATCAGCTGAACTTGTGCAGCTCTGAAACACACGCTGGTCTTCTCCACTGAGTTTGGTGAATACCATGATAAACATAAACCTTTCAGCTGTCCTTCAGTGTCTTCCCAACCTAAGAAAAAAACTGAACACACTTTCTACAGTCTATAGTCTGTTACTGTTCCAGAGTCTGCTTTCTGTGATTGAGGGTCTCCACAAGATGGTgcagaaatacacacatataaacatacactcatatgtatatatacacgcATATATTACACCTTAATATGACTAACAGATAACCAAAAACGATCTGaaatttctgttttctttctatatGTAAATTCTATGTCAAAACCTTTGTCAAATTTACTACTTACTTTGCCTGCAGTAGTTCAACttaaaacatgagaaaataactTATTAACCCTTCTGTTATGTTCATTTGTCAGGAACAGCAATGGTTCAAAACAAAATACTTTTAACTATTTTTCCTAGATCTTCATACTGTAAAATGGGTCAATTTGACCCGCAacataacaggagggttaaCAGAATGACAGCCTCTTCTGGGCATCAATGTCTTATCTTACCATActcattgttttaaaataatgtcaTAAATATGGTAAGATAAGACACTGGTGCCCAGAAGGGGCTGTCATTCTGTTAAACAGTCCACTTTGTTCTAGTTCAGTAAGTATAAAGTGGGTCAGAAGGTACAAAGTGGGTCAGAAGGTACAAAGTGGGTCAGAAAGTACAAAGTTCTAAATGATTCTCATATAAAAATGGAGGACACTGGAGAAGAAGTTTGGGAAAAATGGTCTATTGTGTTCCCAATTGAATGTTATACTAACTCACTAGACAGACTTTGACTTATTTATTGATCCCACATCGGGGAAATTCACTTGACtgaatataatgtattatatatatatatatatatatatatagagagagagagagagagagagagagagagagagagagagagagagagagagagagagccgcTGGCTGTGGTTAGTGTCAGGGCACTGCTGGCTGTGGTTAGTGTCAGTGTGCTGCTGGCTGTGGTAGTCTAACAAACTCCAAATGAGCAGCTATTTCACATTTAAAGTATTAGTTACTCCACAGGACCCATGTCCTATAAGACCTTTCTTTGTAATAATTCTGACAAATCAAAAGCCTGCCATCAGCTCTGAAAATATTTGATGTTTTACTGAGATTGTGAATTCTTCCCCTCAAACAGATCTCAACATAACGAGTGAAGACAACAGATTCATTCATAACAAAAACACCATTTATTAAAGAAGTATAAATGTCTAGGAGGAAAATAAGATAAAATGAATAAGGTCAACTCAGAAGTCTAAACCAGTGTATGTGAGAGTTTCTAGTGTAGTTTGGATGTAAAACGTGGAGAATAAAGATCCGGTATTGAATTTCACTTATTATATTATTCTGTATTAATCCTTCAGTTAAAAAAGAACATATCTCCAGCTACATCTCAACAGCCCACCACCAGTCAGCACGGGCCTGTGTTTCTGCTGAAACCTTTAaatcatttgatttgattaaatcAAGAGATGTGTTTGTGTCATATTCAGCTCAGTTCTTTTTGAAGcagaatttaaaataataattctaataaataaaaatctaataagtaaaatgtgatatattcttTTAATAGATgattgtgtagtgtatgttgtatgttgatcatacaccgtgatatatatgtaaatatatatttgaaatatatatatatatttatatattgtgtttatagcgttgaccttattcaaactcttataattactgatatttgactaatgatagcaattaaagtttataattggcttaagcaattaaaatgttaataattagtttgagaataaataatagtcaagctaagtgagatcttcaggattttcagaaattttaatgaacagactgtacacactgtaatttcaaataatgaagatatttattaacaaaaggaaggaggatatttaattaacatagcataatcttgtaatctcacggcatcaacgcaggggaagccgattcgactttaaagataagctaggcactatgacttgtgactaaaatgttgctaactgaggtttgattacgtataaatttataaagggacttaattaggcatcaacTTCTGGAGAATGTGAGAATTTAGCTTGCTTACTCGTTCGCCATTTCTGCCGAGCCGTCGGGTCCCACGGTTTGATTTCCGTGCTTCGGGTTTCGCCTCTCGTCCTCTGAGCGCCGTTGAAAAGGGAGTTCCTCCCAGGGTGAGTCAGAAGCTCTCGGCCTCAGGCGTAATGGCGTTGGACGGGGTTGAGTTTTTTCACGGAGGACCGCGGGCCTGGCTGGTTTCCCTTGAGAAAGGGAAGGCGTCTTCAGAGTAGTCGCCTCGTTGCTCGAATCTCCAGAAGTagtgccctcagaagtcggcttataacgctaatatatccactatcaactaatctaaaagggtgatatcttattctggccacgaataagtttcacctgctttgatcactcgtgagatcaaaTTTCGATGGgcgataaaacaaacacaattaaaGAAAAGAAGGTATTCAAATCATTCGACGTATTCGTAGACTTTCTCACACTAGCTAACTTaagacgtctcctgggagcTTAGTGAGGTCTCTTCAAAAGTCTTTTGTTTGTCGTCGTGAGGAAGAGAAAActtctcgcttggagaggttggagcttgaagagataaaacaaagagaacgcgtACAGGCATTAAATGAACATAAGAGAGAAATGAGTCGACATCCTCTTTTCAAAggcagcgcggtcacgccctattgggaggtgtccttcctttgattgggtgcgggtccgaggctcacgtgactcgcCTCCcgaaagagaaaagagggggACAGGCAGGAATCAGATTCACAAAGAACAAGATAGAAAATTCGTGTATCGAAATTTTCTAGACATGTTAATGACatatcacaatgagtgtcctggattagggcggcacggtggcgcagcaggtagtgtcgcagtcacacagctccaggggcctggaagttgtgcgttcggttcccgctctgggtgactgtctgtgaggagttggtgtgttctccccgtgtccgtgtgggtttcctccgggtgctccggtttcctcccacagtccaaaaacacacgttgcaggtggattggcgactcaaaagtgtccgtaggtgtgagtgtgtgagtgaatgtgtgtgtgtctgtgttgccctgtgaaggactggcgtccagggtatttcccgccttgcgcccaatgattccaggtaggctctggaccccccgcgaccctaaattggataagcggttacagataatggatggatggatgtcctggattattaatatcaaacatttacataagattttatCTTGGGTACGTCGTGTTTGCGTCCCATTTACAATGTTATGttagaaaaacattaatttgttTCCTTTAATTTTTAGAGACAGAAATTTATTTCATGATTGAAAACAGTAAttcacatcacttcattggttgataGATGTCCATCTGAAGACAATAGAATGACACTCGTACATATTGTTTATgcatattaatcagaatttgattttattttcgttattgtttaggcgacctcgagcgaggtgtagtttcgccagtgtccatttggggtcgctgttggtccatgctgttcgtccgGTGCGGATGGTTACCGGGAGGTCACCCCGAGTTCAATCAGTTTAACCATCTGGGGCTGTctgtttagtgggctcgagataaCATTTCGTCAGTTAGGCGCCACGGCCATAAATGAGAGTATGACTCCCCTCTTCTGTTTGATGTCCTTTTGGTCTAAGAGCATCATAAAGTGGATTTGTTATCTTTACGTTTCTGAAGAGAGGAAGGGTGTCGTAGCCAGGTCCTGGTCAGTCCTTTGATGCAGACcttatgtgtgtgcatgtgtgtgggggggactgCAGGGTCTTTGCACCCCCGCGGTCTGTGGAATGTGGATTCTGTCGCAGACGAAGATCCTAGTTAGGAGAAAATTCCTCACTCAGAAATTTTCATTCAGAGTGGAGagcttttatttaaaactgtccatttctttctttggtccatactccactaca contains:
- the LOC136710677 gene encoding UDP-glucuronosyltransferase 1A5-like codes for the protein MTDLRLLVYLLWLGSVEAGKLLVIPGDGSHWTGMKPLVEELGRRGNEVVVVIPEASLSMGPSEHTTTLTYPVPYTKADIQENLSSDINVVVNIDTSMDWARFVNCFITLHILKTYTVKNAESLLFNQDLMKTLKDWDFDAIFTDPFEPVGAIVGEYLNIPSIYIQVNHFCGADFMVSQTPSPVSYVPQRFTQFTDRMSFWQRSVNMVRAFLQPVACRVLFSKADDIATRFLQRKTSIVEIMSRASLWLMRFDFAFEFPRPLMPNMVMIGGLSHSKTNPLPQELEEFVNGSGEDGFVVFTLGSMVSELSEVKAKEFFKAFSQIPQRVVWRFTGAVPKDAPKNVKLMKWLPQNDLLAHSKAKAFITHGGSHGLYEGICNGVPMVMIPLFGDQGDNVQRMVARGVAETVNIFDITSEKLLVALRKVINDKSYKERMSKLSVIHKDRPVDPLDLAVFWTEFVMRHKGADHLRPAAHDLNWVQYHCLDVMAFLLFILITVIFLTFKSCAFCFRKCFRVTQKKKKE